One genomic segment of Paenibacillus sp. FSL H8-0332 includes these proteins:
- a CDS encoding methyltransferase domain-containing protein yields MLHDQLLRDPYTYNELTLEGTGAGAVNPANGRQYPWKHGYLAFMEESDAAGSNLKYLELYNRIARFYRLSNKLYFALKFGGERRYREQFLSSLELRGGERVLETSVGSGDNFPYINVKAELYGLDISSGMLKQAVRNLRRWKLEAHLFQGTAERLPFQDNSFDCVYHVGGINYFSDPHAAVLEMIRVAKPGTRLMIADETQKLVKGTYGKVPVVKGYFAEGADMPEMLGLIPPEMLEVVYKEVCKGLMYCITFRKP; encoded by the coding sequence ATGCTGCATGATCAGCTACTGAGGGACCCGTATACATATAACGAGCTTACGTTGGAGGGGACGGGGGCGGGGGCGGTTAATCCGGCAAATGGACGGCAGTATCCGTGGAAGCACGGGTATTTGGCTTTTATGGAGGAATCGGATGCCGCAGGCAGTAACTTGAAGTACCTGGAGCTGTACAACCGGATTGCCCGTTTCTACCGGCTGTCCAACAAGCTGTATTTCGCGCTGAAGTTCGGCGGAGAACGCAGGTATAGAGAGCAGTTCCTGTCTTCGCTTGAGCTACGCGGCGGTGAGCGTGTGCTGGAGACCTCGGTGGGCAGCGGCGATAATTTCCCGTACATAAACGTGAAGGCCGAGCTGTACGGGTTGGATATTTCCAGCGGAATGCTGAAGCAGGCGGTGCGCAATCTGCGGCGGTGGAAGCTGGAGGCACATCTGTTCCAGGGGACCGCAGAGAGGCTGCCTTTTCAGGACAACAGCTTTGACTGTGTCTACCATGTTGGCGGAATCAATTATTTCAGTGATCCGCATGCTGCGGTACTGGAGATGATCCGGGTGGCGAAGCCCGGCACCAGGCTGATGATTGCCGATGAGACGCAGAAACTGGTGAAGGGAACGTACGGGAAGGTGCCGGTGGTTAAGGGGTATTTTGCAGAGGGCGCGGACATGCCGGAGATGCTTGGGCTGATTCCGCCGGAGATGCTGGAGGTAGTGTACAAGGAAGTGTGCAAGGGCCTCATGTATTGCATTACTTTTCGTAAGCCATGA
- a CDS encoding methyl-accepting chemotaxis protein: protein MRTFAFILPIFLITLVLVALLSYMYSKSIIQREVTQKMNVQISDISNEINGNLSVHSKVPEVLARTLESHAAEFTLDQYRTMLSSALKANPDTYGVGIYFEPGRYDSKLKYFSTYAHRDGDKIVTTEQYNDPDYNYHGQSWYTIGREHAAFTDPFYDTITGTTMATFAVPFRDTTNTMLGVLAGDIDLKTLQSRIEQTKVGNTGWAFLLDKQGNYIAGPDAEKNMQLKINAEPNASLAAAGAEMLQQNQGMVTYADSGGTIQMYYEKLPDTGWTVGLAMPEQELYAPLKGLLRSILLVSFVGLVLTVAAVYLYSRYITRKLTRVNEMSQQMAAGDFTGKLEVDSEDEFGNMAGHLNQMITNLSRLLGTIADHSLQVASTSEELMSSANQTNHTTEAIVENIQDLSAGADQQLQSTRESARAMEEMAAGVQRIAEASMDTAAAAGRAAGQAQNGHSIITEAVDQMEEMERTAADASSMITSLSAQSQQIGNIIGLIKGISDQTGMLALNAAIEAARAGEYGRGFSVVAGEVKKLSEQTAEAAGHISTLILEIQQGNRAASEAVLANAGAVQEGSRMVGEAGRLFTDILSGIGEINTQVHEMSASSEQLLAGTEELTSSVAEMADVAKQAAERSQSAAAASEEQLASMEEVAAASTELAKMADGLQQAVATFKVN from the coding sequence ATGAGAACATTTGCATTCATCCTGCCCATCTTTCTGATCACGCTGGTGCTGGTCGCTCTGTTATCGTACATGTATTCCAAAAGCATTATCCAGCGCGAGGTTACGCAAAAAATGAATGTACAGATATCGGATATTTCAAACGAAATTAATGGAAACTTAAGTGTACACAGCAAGGTTCCCGAGGTTCTGGCACGGACGCTGGAGAGCCACGCTGCTGAATTCACACTGGATCAATACCGGACTATGCTGTCTAGTGCGCTGAAGGCCAATCCGGATACATATGGTGTGGGTATTTATTTTGAACCCGGACGGTATGACAGCAAGCTGAAGTACTTCTCCACCTATGCCCACCGCGACGGCGACAAAATTGTGACTACCGAGCAGTACAATGACCCCGATTATAATTATCATGGGCAGAGCTGGTACACCATTGGCAGGGAGCATGCAGCGTTTACAGATCCATTCTATGACACAATTACAGGGACAACGATGGCTACGTTTGCTGTTCCTTTCCGGGATACCACGAATACCATGCTGGGGGTGCTGGCCGGAGATATTGATCTCAAGACGCTGCAGAGCAGGATCGAACAGACCAAGGTCGGGAATACAGGCTGGGCCTTCCTGCTGGACAAGCAGGGGAATTACATTGCCGGACCGGATGCCGAGAAGAATATGCAGCTGAAAATAAACGCCGAACCAAATGCAAGCCTGGCCGCAGCAGGAGCGGAAATGCTTCAGCAGAATCAGGGAATGGTAACCTATGCCGATTCCGGCGGGACCATTCAGATGTATTATGAAAAACTGCCGGATACCGGCTGGACCGTGGGTCTCGCTATGCCGGAGCAGGAGCTGTATGCGCCGCTTAAGGGGCTGCTAAGGTCTATTCTGCTGGTTAGCTTTGTGGGTCTTGTCTTGACAGTAGCTGCTGTGTATCTGTACAGCCGCTATATTACCCGTAAGCTGACCCGTGTCAATGAGATGTCCCAGCAGATGGCTGCCGGAGACTTCACGGGGAAGCTGGAGGTGGACAGCGAGGATGAATTCGGCAATATGGCCGGGCATTTGAACCAGATGATTACCAATCTGAGCAGACTCCTGGGGACGATTGCCGATCACTCCCTGCAAGTCGCCTCGACCTCGGAGGAATTAATGTCGAGCGCCAATCAGACCAATCACACCACAGAGGCTATTGTGGAGAATATTCAGGATCTGTCAGCCGGAGCGGATCAGCAGCTTCAGTCCACCCGCGAGTCTGCAAGAGCGATGGAGGAGATGGCTGCCGGTGTACAGCGGATCGCGGAGGCCTCGATGGACACCGCCGCAGCGGCCGGGCGGGCGGCAGGCCAGGCGCAGAACGGGCATTCCATCATTACGGAGGCGGTGGACCAGATGGAAGAGATGGAGCGGACCGCCGCAGATGCTTCCAGCATGATTACCTCTCTTAGCGCACAATCCCAGCAGATCGGCAACATCATTGGTCTGATCAAAGGCATCAGCGATCAGACCGGCATGTTAGCCTTAAACGCGGCGATTGAGGCCGCCAGAGCGGGCGAATACGGACGGGGCTTCTCCGTGGTAGCCGGTGAGGTGAAGAAGCTGTCCGAACAGACAGCCGAAGCTGCCGGTCATATCAGCACCCTGATTCTCGAGATCCAGCAGGGTAACCGGGCAGCCTCAGAGGCGGTGCTGGCCAATGCCGGGGCCGTTCAGGAAGGCTCGCGGATGGTAGGCGAGGCCGGGCGTCTGTTCACGGATATTCTCAGCGGCATTGGCGAGATTAACACCCAGGTTCATGAGATGTCTGCTTCCTCCGAGCAGCTGCTGGCCGGAACCGAGGAGCTGACCTCCTCCGTGGCCGAGATGGCTGATGTGGCAAAACAGGCCGCAGAGCGTTCCCAGAGCGCTGCCGCGGCCTCCGAGGAGCAGCTCGCCTCCATGGAGGAGGTAGCCGCAGCCTCTACTGAGCTGGCGAAGATGGCCGATGGGCTGCAGCAGGCGGTGGCCACGTTCAAGGTAAACTAA
- a CDS encoding aspartyl-phosphate phosphatase Spo0E family protein, producing MLSADYYLSSYGGKCGSGSGLPRARGDANARRLSLEDEIQMLRSRMEQLFMQENSFTSDNVIAISSLLDLKINEYMRGRHRKSN from the coding sequence GTGCTGAGCGCAGATTATTACTTATCCTCCTATGGCGGGAAATGTGGTTCCGGAAGCGGGCTACCTCGCGCCAGAGGAGATGCGAATGCACGCAGGCTCTCGCTGGAAGACGAAATTCAGATGCTCCGCAGCAGAATGGAACAGCTCTTTATGCAGGAGAATTCCTTTACCTCGGATAATGTAATAGCAATCAGCAGCTTGCTGGATCTCAAGATTAATGAGTATATGAGAGGCCGCCACCGCAAGAGCAATTAA
- a CDS encoding aminotransferase class I/II-fold pyridoxal phosphate-dependent enzyme: MIINNAQHTGDKGKSMNAYLAPLVQQIQPSGIRKFFDLAAGSKDIISLGVGEPDFKTPWHVREACVYSLERGFTGYTSNAGMPELREGIAEYLETRFAVKYDPANQIIATVGGSEAIDLALRALIAPGDEILIPEPCYISYSPITAIGGGIPVGIETFGKNNFKLTAEDLEAKITPRSKILILCYPSNPTGAIMSREDWEPIAKVVEKHDLIVISDEIYAELTYGSNHVSFASLPGMLDRTILVSGFSKAFAMTGWRMGYACGHPDLISAMLKIHQYTVMCAPSMGQVAALEALTNGMEEKDRMTDSYNQRRRLIVKGLREAGLECHEPQGAFYAFPSIQATGLTSDQFAQRLLLEYKVAAVPGSVFGLGGEGYLRCSYATSVSQLNEAVERIGALVSQLAREGA; encoded by the coding sequence GCACACAGGAGATAAAGGCAAGTCGATGAACGCTTATTTGGCCCCGCTGGTCCAGCAGATTCAGCCTTCGGGCATCCGCAAGTTTTTTGATCTGGCGGCAGGCAGCAAGGATATTATCTCGCTGGGTGTCGGCGAGCCGGACTTCAAGACGCCCTGGCATGTCAGAGAGGCCTGCGTCTATTCACTCGAACGCGGCTTCACCGGCTACACATCTAATGCCGGAATGCCTGAGCTGCGTGAGGGTATTGCCGAGTACCTGGAGACCCGCTTCGCCGTGAAGTATGATCCTGCGAACCAGATTATCGCCACAGTCGGCGGCAGTGAGGCTATTGATTTGGCCCTGCGTGCCCTGATCGCCCCGGGAGACGAGATTCTGATTCCCGAGCCTTGTTACATCTCTTATTCTCCGATTACGGCTATCGGCGGTGGTATTCCGGTAGGTATTGAGACCTTCGGGAAGAATAACTTCAAGCTGACTGCCGAAGATCTGGAGGCCAAAATTACCCCGCGCTCCAAGATTCTGATTCTCTGCTATCCAAGCAATCCGACGGGCGCGATCATGAGCCGTGAGGATTGGGAGCCGATTGCCAAGGTGGTCGAGAAGCATGATCTTATCGTCATCTCGGATGAGATTTATGCCGAGCTTACGTATGGAAGCAACCATGTCAGCTTCGCTTCGCTGCCGGGGATGCTTGACCGGACGATTCTGGTCAGCGGGTTCTCCAAGGCCTTCGCCATGACCGGCTGGCGGATGGGCTATGCCTGCGGCCACCCGGACCTGATCTCTGCCATGCTGAAGATTCACCAGTATACCGTCATGTGCGCGCCTTCGATGGGCCAGGTGGCTGCGCTTGAGGCACTCACTAACGGGATGGAAGAGAAGGACCGTATGACAGACTCTTATAACCAGCGCCGCCGGCTGATTGTCAAGGGGCTGCGGGAGGCGGGGCTGGAGTGTCATGAGCCGCAGGGTGCCTTCTATGCATTCCCAAGTATCCAGGCCACTGGGCTGACCTCCGACCAGTTCGCCCAGCGTCTGCTGCTCGAATATAAGGTCGCTGCTGTTCCGGGAAGTGTCTTCGGCCTGGGCGGGGAAGGCTATCTGCGCTGCTCCTATGCCACTTCGGTGTCCCAGTTGAATGAAGCGGTTGAGCGAATTGGGGCATTGGTCTCACAGCTGGCCCGGGAAGGAGCCTGA